The Larimichthys crocea isolate SSNF chromosome XI, L_crocea_2.0, whole genome shotgun sequence genome has a segment encoding these proteins:
- the LOC109142651 gene encoding trace amine-associated receptor 1-like, giving the protein MSTFTTTTYLLCVSVGCLSVLIMSGNLLVIISIIYFKQLHTPTNYLILSLAVADLLVGLLVLPFSTILAVSSCWDHQDLLCEVRTTFDISLCTSSILNLCFISVDRYYAVCQPLRYRAKINVRVIVIMILVSWIFPTLNGIIHAIIGVHDGQSNRKCVLIQNINSGSTGLVLLFYLPAIIMLITYLKILMVAQRQARSIQNTTCQSKKSESKMERKATKTLAIVMGVFLICWSPFILCRTFNPFTNFIIPDAVIAIFKWLGWSNSMLNPLIYAFFYSWFRSAFRMIISGKLFLGDFTKSKLF; this is encoded by the coding sequence ATGAGcaccttcaccaccaccacatatttattatgtgtttctgttggctGTTTATCAGTTCTTATAATGTCTGGTAACCTTCTTGTAATAATCTCCATCATTTACTTCAAACAGCTCCACACTCCGACAAACtacctcattctgtctctcgCTGTAGCTGACCTGCTTGTTGGCCTTTTAGTTTTGCCTTTTAGCACCATACTGGCTGTAAGTTCATGTTGGGATCACCAAGATTTACTCTGTGAGGTACGAACCACCTTTGATATCTCTCTGTGCACATCCTCTATTTTGAACTTGTGCTTCATTTCTGTTGACAGATATTATGCTGTGTGTCAGCCTCTAAGGTACAGAGCTAAAATAAATGTCCGTGTTATTGTGATCATGATCCTGGTGAGCTGGATTTTTCCTACACTAAATGGAATTATCCACGCAATCATTGGAGTACACGACGGCCAGTctaacagaaaatgtgttttaattcaaaatattaATTCAGGAAGTACAGGacttgttcttttattttaccTTCCAGCTATCATCATGTTAATCACCTACTTAAAGATTTTAATGGTGGCACAGAGACAGGCACGCAGCATCCAAAACACGACCTGTCAGAGTAAAAAGTCTGAAagtaagatggagagaaaagccACCAAAACTTTGGCTATTGTAATGGGagtttttctcatctgttggAGTCCTTTCATTCTTTGTAGGACCTTTAACCCTTTCACTAATTTTATAATTCCAGATGCTGTGATTGCTATATTTAAGTGGCTTGGGTGGTCAAATTCAATGCTCAATCCATTGATCTATGCCTTCTTTTACAGCTGGTTTCGATCAGCTTTCAGAATGATTATTTCAGGGAAACTATTTCTGGGTGATTTTACTAAGTCAAAGCTCTTTTGA